The Streptomyces sp. Mut1 genome window below encodes:
- a CDS encoding nucleotide sugar dehydrogenase — protein MPADLAVIGLGHLGLPLAQAAVHTGIQTIGYDTDPRAFAEVAAGRTPVEGSLSASDVRRMLSGGFRPTTDQAELGRVRTAVICAPTPLGPDRTLDLSAVGAAARALAARLRPHTTVLLESAVPPGTTENFLLPLLEEGSGLRGGRDFHLAHSPSRLDPGNRAHVYANTPKVIGGLTPACTESAAAFYGRLTDKVVRARGPREAEMTKVLETNFRHVNIALVNEMAVLCHDLGVDLWDVIRCAETKPFGFQPFRPGPGVGGHGAPVDPGHLPYHARTAGPPLRMVSLAQEINDRMPQYVIQRCATLLNEHGKAVRGARVLLLGVTYKPDLADQEASPAREIATRLMDMGAQIGYHDPHVLDWRVRELPVPRADSLYEAAAHADLTVLLQHHRTYDLQGLAVKAQLLLDTRGATPAGAAHRL, from the coding sequence GTGCCTGCAGACCTCGCCGTCATCGGACTCGGTCACCTCGGCCTGCCCCTCGCCCAGGCCGCCGTCCACACCGGTATCCAGACCATCGGCTACGACACCGACCCCCGGGCCTTCGCCGAGGTCGCCGCGGGCCGCACCCCGGTCGAGGGATCACTCTCCGCGTCCGACGTGCGCCGGATGCTCTCGGGAGGGTTCCGGCCCACCACCGACCAGGCCGAGCTGGGCCGGGTCCGTACCGCCGTGATCTGCGCGCCGACCCCGCTCGGCCCCGACCGCACCCTCGACCTGAGCGCCGTCGGCGCCGCCGCCCGCGCCCTGGCCGCCCGGCTGCGCCCGCACACCACCGTGCTGCTCGAATCGGCCGTCCCCCCGGGCACCACGGAGAACTTCCTGCTCCCCCTCCTCGAAGAGGGCTCGGGGCTGCGCGGCGGGCGCGACTTCCACCTCGCCCACTCCCCCAGCCGGCTCGACCCGGGCAACCGCGCCCACGTCTACGCCAACACCCCCAAGGTCATCGGCGGCCTCACCCCCGCCTGCACCGAGTCGGCCGCCGCCTTCTACGGCCGGCTCACCGACAAGGTCGTACGCGCCCGGGGCCCGCGCGAGGCCGAGATGACCAAGGTCCTGGAGACCAACTTCCGGCACGTCAACATCGCCCTGGTCAACGAGATGGCAGTGCTCTGCCACGACCTCGGCGTCGACCTCTGGGACGTCATCCGGTGCGCCGAGACCAAACCCTTCGGCTTCCAGCCCTTCCGCCCCGGCCCCGGCGTCGGCGGCCACGGCGCCCCGGTCGACCCGGGCCACCTCCCGTACCACGCCCGCACCGCCGGCCCCCCGCTGCGGATGGTCTCGCTGGCCCAGGAGATCAACGACCGGATGCCGCAGTACGTGATCCAGCGCTGCGCCACCCTCCTCAACGAACACGGAAAGGCCGTCCGGGGCGCCCGGGTGCTCCTGCTCGGCGTCACCTACAAGCCCGACCTCGCCGACCAGGAGGCCTCCCCCGCCCGGGAGATCGCCACCCGGCTGATGGACATGGGCGCCCAGATCGGCTACCACGACCCGCACGTCCTGGACTGGCGGGTGCGCGAACTCCCGGTTCCGCGCGCCGATTCGCTGTACGAGGCGGCGGCGCACGCCGATCTGACGGTGCTGCTCCAGCACCACCGTACGTACGACCTCCAGGGCCTCGCCGTGAAGGCCCAACTCCTCCTGGACACCCGCGGAGCGACCCCCGCCGGAGCCGCCCACCGGCTCTGA
- a CDS encoding glycerol-3-phosphate dehydrogenase/oxidase: MRTATLGPAQRAEALAAMAERELDVLVVGAGVVGAGTALDAVTRGLSTGLVEARDWASGTSSRSSKLIHGGLRYLEMLDFALVREALKERGLLLERLAPHLVKPVPFLYPLQHKGWERLYAGSGVALYDAMSVSSGHGRGLPVHRHLSRRRALRVAPALKRDALVGALQYYDAQMDDARYVATLVRTAAGYGAHVANRAEVVGFLREGERVVGVRVEDVEAGGEYEVRAKQVVNATGVWTDDTQSLIGERGQFHVRASKGIHLVVPKDRIHSSTGLILRTEKSVLFVIPWGRHWIVGTTDTDWDLDKAHPAASSADIDYLLEHVNEVLSTPLTRDDVEGVYAGLRPLLAGESDATSKLSREHTVAHPVPGLVVVAGGKYTTYRVMAKDAVDEAVHGLDQRVAACVTEDVPLLGAEGYRALWNARARIAARTGLHVARVEHLLNRYGSMTEELLELIVADPVMGEPLPAADDYLKAEIVYAASHEGARHLDDVLTRRTRISIETFDRGTRSARLCAELMAPVLGWDAGQIDREAAHYEKRVEAERESQRQPDDLTADAARLGAPDIVPL, translated from the coding sequence GTGAGGACAGCGACACTGGGACCCGCGCAGCGCGCCGAGGCGCTCGCCGCGATGGCCGAGCGCGAACTGGACGTGCTGGTCGTGGGGGCGGGCGTGGTCGGCGCCGGGACGGCACTGGACGCGGTCACGAGAGGGCTCTCGACCGGCCTGGTCGAGGCGCGCGACTGGGCGTCCGGCACGTCGAGCAGGTCGAGCAAGCTGATCCACGGCGGGCTGCGCTATCTGGAGATGCTCGACTTCGCCCTCGTACGGGAGGCGCTGAAGGAGCGCGGGCTGCTGCTGGAGCGGCTCGCCCCGCACCTGGTGAAGCCGGTGCCCTTCCTCTACCCGTTGCAGCACAAGGGCTGGGAGCGGCTGTACGCCGGTTCCGGCGTCGCGCTGTACGACGCGATGTCGGTGTCCTCCGGGCACGGCCGGGGCCTTCCCGTGCACCGGCACCTCTCCCGCCGCCGCGCCCTGCGGGTCGCCCCGGCCCTGAAGCGGGACGCCCTGGTGGGGGCCCTTCAGTACTACGACGCCCAGATGGACGACGCCCGCTATGTGGCGACGCTGGTGCGCACCGCCGCCGGATACGGCGCGCATGTGGCGAACCGGGCCGAGGTGGTCGGCTTCCTCCGGGAGGGCGAACGGGTCGTCGGCGTCCGGGTGGAGGACGTCGAGGCGGGCGGCGAGTACGAGGTCAGGGCCAAACAGGTGGTCAACGCCACCGGCGTCTGGACGGACGACACCCAGTCGCTGATCGGTGAGCGCGGCCAGTTCCATGTCCGGGCCTCCAAGGGCATCCACCTGGTCGTCCCGAAGGACCGCATCCACTCCTCGACCGGCCTGATCCTGCGCACCGAGAAGTCCGTGCTCTTCGTCATCCCCTGGGGCCGGCACTGGATCGTGGGCACCACGGACACCGACTGGGACCTGGACAAGGCGCACCCGGCCGCCTCCAGCGCGGACATCGACTACCTGCTGGAACATGTGAACGAGGTCCTGTCCACGCCCCTGACCAGGGACGACGTCGAGGGTGTCTACGCCGGGCTGCGGCCCCTGCTGGCCGGCGAGTCGGACGCCACCAGCAAGCTGTCCCGCGAGCACACCGTGGCCCATCCGGTGCCCGGCCTCGTCGTCGTCGCCGGCGGCAAGTACACGACGTACCGGGTGATGGCCAAGGACGCCGTGGACGAGGCGGTGCACGGGCTCGACCAGCGGGTGGCCGCCTGTGTCACGGAGGACGTCCCGCTGCTGGGCGCCGAGGGCTACCGCGCCCTGTGGAACGCGCGCGCCAGGATCGCCGCCCGCACCGGCCTCCACGTCGCCCGGGTGGAGCATCTGCTGAACCGGTACGGCTCGATGACCGAGGAGCTGCTGGAGCTGATCGTCGCCGACCCGGTGATGGGCGAACCGCTGCCGGCCGCCGACGACTACCTCAAGGCCGAGATCGTCTACGCCGCCTCGCACGAGGGGGCGCGTCACCTCGACGACGTCCTGACCCGGCGGACCCGGATATCCATAGAGACCTTCGACCGGGGCACCCGCTCCGCCCGGCTCTGCGCGGAGCTGATGGCGCCGGTCCTCGGCTGGGACGCGGGGCAGATCGACCGGGAGGCCGCGCACTACGAGAAGCGGGTGGAGGCGGAACGCGAGTCGCAGCGCCAGCCGGACGACCTGACGGCGGACGCGGCGAGGCTGGGCGCACCGGACATCGTGCCGCTCTGA
- a CDS encoding serine hydrolase domain-containing protein yields the protein MPMLRAPLVTLVVLLLCGLGTGPLPSESHLTPAASYLPRLAVQGGAPDAALLAHDVSSAPRDTYRSTGPGIRYADRFRAGSITKTFVAVVVLQLAGEGRLRLSDPVERFLPGLVRGHGNDGRRITLRALLSHTSGLYDYADDTSAHPLTATAALRTATAHRPTAAPGTYAYSNTDYAVLGLVVRGVTGHGYATEIRRRVIGPLHLAGTSLPGSRTTLPAPHGRAYTRDPSDGRLTDVTALDPRTAGAAGELISTLADLNRFYAALLGGRLLRPAQLSALLDTSASHGLYGLGVFPERLSCGVTVWGHNGRISGSYVRTAATRDGRHTLTYRIDTDTLDEADTLEPALLEAEFCPS from the coding sequence ATGCCGATGCTCAGGGCGCCACTCGTCACCCTGGTGGTGCTGCTGTTGTGCGGCCTCGGAACGGGGCCCCTGCCCAGCGAATCACACCTCACTCCCGCAGCCTCCTACCTCCCCCGGCTCGCCGTCCAGGGGGGCGCACCGGACGCGGCACTTCTGGCGCACGACGTCTCATCGGCACCGCGGGACACCTACCGTTCGACGGGCCCCGGCATCCGGTACGCGGACCGGTTCCGGGCGGGCAGCATCACCAAGACCTTCGTCGCCGTCGTCGTCCTCCAACTCGCCGGAGAGGGAAGGCTGCGGCTGTCCGACCCCGTCGAGCGCTTCCTGCCCGGACTGGTCCGGGGCCACGGCAACGACGGCCGCCGCATCACGCTGCGCGCCCTGCTCAGCCACACCAGCGGCCTCTACGACTACGCGGACGACACCTCCGCCCACCCCCTGACCGCCACGGCCGCGCTCCGTACGGCGACGGCCCACCGCCCCACGGCCGCACCCGGCACCTACGCGTACTCCAACACCGATTACGCCGTCCTCGGCCTCGTCGTCCGCGGCGTCACCGGCCACGGCTACGCGACCGAGATCCGCCGCCGCGTCATCGGCCCCCTCCACCTCGCCGGCACCTCCCTCCCCGGCAGCCGCACCACCCTGCCCGCACCGCACGGCCGGGCCTACACGCGCGATCCGTCCGACGGCCGCCTCACCGACGTCACCGCCCTCGACCCGCGCACCGCGGGCGCCGCGGGCGAGCTGATCTCCACGCTCGCCGACCTGAACCGCTTCTACGCGGCCCTGCTGGGCGGACGGCTGCTGAGGCCGGCTCAGCTGTCCGCCCTGCTCGACACCTCGGCGTCGCACGGGCTTTACGGCCTCGGCGTCTTCCCGGAGCGCCTGTCCTGCGGCGTCACCGTCTGGGGCCACAACGGCCGCATCAGCGGCAGTTACGTCCGCACCGCCGCCACCCGCGACGGCCGGCACACCCTGACCTACCGCATCGACACGGACACCCTGGACGAAGCGGACACCCTGGAACCGGCACTCCTGGAAGCGGAGTTCTGCCCGAGCTGA